The following proteins are encoded in a genomic region of Rubrobacter xylanophilus DSM 9941:
- a CDS encoding hydantoinase B/oxoprolinase family protein → MVLHEQALPDFVREHNIDHVTLDIIENALKNIRHEMDRVLVTTAVSPIIREQADEFPLIADRQGRMVVGQFGSPVDTVLEHSPYKVEDLKDGDVIALNDPYMMEGSTSHLPDILLVRPIFYGGDHIGYALQWGNLMDVGGSTAGSIPIDARSIYEEGVRMPPVKLYDAGVLNEEVLRFFCHNSRTPRETRADIMAIAAGTAAGAQRVKDICDRFGKETYLEACDALLDRTRRSVIELIRRHVPEGQRFEFEDYTDDDGLGNGPIRLKLAMWREGDTLNLDWAGTDPQVPGPVNFLLNKRMFQMFVGVFLISAFDPTILFNDGYCDVIKVNIPEGSVLRPKEPAPLSNRLVVMARQFDVLSAVYAKAIGFKVSGSYGTSPNFVYSGVNKNGEPFQTMEILYGGIPAIPGKDGLDGHSWWPEFLAVPAEYMETYYPLVVEEYSARRDSCGAGQFRGGCGIRKVYRFLADGRITYQDDRYHTYPYGVDGGKPGSPSKKTLVRRSGESVELPSKVRDVPVFEGDRLVFETAGAGGVGDPLSRDPEAVAKDVRWNLVSQEAADKEYGVVLKDDGTVDPAATEARREELRKSRGELPEFDHGPLPPLEEQRRIIAETRRKFNEWLSHELGAARANGAR, encoded by the coding sequence ATGGTGCTGCACGAGCAGGCTCTGCCGGACTTCGTCCGAGAGCACAACATAGACCACGTTACTCTGGATATCATCGAGAACGCGCTGAAGAACATCCGGCACGAGATGGACCGGGTGCTCGTCACCACGGCCGTCAGCCCCATAATCCGTGAGCAGGCCGACGAGTTTCCCCTCATAGCTGACCGTCAGGGGCGGATGGTGGTCGGGCAGTTCGGGAGTCCGGTGGACACGGTGCTTGAGCACTCGCCGTACAAGGTCGAAGACCTCAAGGATGGCGACGTTATAGCCCTCAACGACCCATACATGATGGAGGGGTCTACTTCGCACCTCCCCGACATTCTGCTGGTGAGGCCGATCTTCTACGGGGGGGATCACATCGGCTACGCCCTGCAGTGGGGAAACCTCATGGATGTGGGTGGCTCGACGGCGGGTTCGATCCCCATAGATGCGCGATCCATCTACGAAGAGGGCGTCCGGATGCCCCCAGTCAAGCTCTACGATGCAGGGGTGCTCAACGAGGAAGTCCTTCGCTTTTTCTGCCACAACTCGCGCACGCCGCGTGAAACCCGCGCCGACATCATGGCGATAGCGGCGGGAACCGCAGCGGGAGCGCAGAGGGTAAAGGACATATGCGACCGCTTCGGCAAGGAAACCTACCTTGAGGCCTGCGACGCGCTGCTGGACAGAACCCGGCGAAGCGTAATTGAGCTGATAAGGCGCCATGTCCCCGAGGGGCAGCGCTTTGAGTTCGAAGACTACACCGATGACGACGGCCTGGGCAACGGACCCATAAGGCTCAAGCTCGCCATGTGGCGCGAAGGTGACACGCTGAACCTTGACTGGGCGGGAACCGACCCACAGGTTCCCGGGCCGGTGAACTTCCTGCTCAACAAGCGGATGTTCCAGATGTTCGTGGGCGTCTTCCTGATATCTGCTTTCGACCCCACGATACTCTTCAATGACGGGTACTGCGATGTCATAAAGGTCAATATCCCGGAGGGGAGCGTTCTCCGGCCCAAGGAGCCCGCTCCGCTTAGCAACAGGCTCGTGGTGATGGCCCGGCAGTTCGACGTGCTCAGCGCGGTCTACGCCAAGGCCATCGGCTTTAAGGTTTCGGGCTCTTACGGGACCAGCCCCAACTTCGTCTACTCAGGGGTCAATAAGAACGGCGAGCCCTTCCAGACGATGGAGATACTCTACGGCGGCATCCCCGCCATCCCGGGCAAGGATGGCCTGGACGGACATTCGTGGTGGCCCGAGTTCCTCGCGGTTCCAGCAGAATACATGGAGACCTACTATCCCCTGGTAGTCGAAGAGTATTCCGCCCGCAGGGACTCCTGCGGCGCCGGTCAGTTCCGCGGCGGCTGCGGTATCAGAAAGGTCTACCGCTTTCTTGCCGACGGGCGCATTACGTACCAGGATGATCGGTACCACACCTATCCTTACGGCGTCGACGGCGGGAAGCCGGGTTCGCCATCCAAGAAGACCCTCGTGCGCAGAAGCGGCGAGTCCGTCGAGCTTCCATCCAAGGTTCGGGACGTTCCGGTCTTCGAGGGAGATCGCCTGGTCTTTGAGACGGCAGGGGCCGGTGGGGTCGGCGATCCACTCTCACGCGACCCGGAGGCCGTCGCCAAAGACGTGCGCTGGAATCTCGTGAGCCAAGAGGCGGCCGACAAAGAGTATGGGGTGGTGCTGAAGGACGACGGAACGGTGGATCCTGCAGCCACGGAGGCCAGGAGGGAAGAGCTTCGCAAATCTCGCGGCGAGTTGCCGGAATTCGATCATGGACCCCTGCCTCCGCTGGAAGAGCAGAGAAGGATAATCGCGGAGACGAGGCGCAAGTTCAACGAGTGGCTCTCTCACGAACTGGGCGCTGCTCGGGCCAACGGCGCGAGGTGA
- a CDS encoding isochorismatase family protein: MHIEGFGGRGGFGRRPALVVVDMTLGFTAQDSPLACDLEGQVANIQRLLRSAREVGIPVVFTTVAYKESDKLTAAAFIDKVPALLTLEAGSRWADVDPRISPLASEPVLNKLFASAFFGTPLSSLLTAAGVDTLIVCGASTSGCVRATVVDALQHGFRPIVPHDAVGDRNQRAHEANLYDIDAKYGDVVPTKDVLKYLEEVGAAHAR; the protein is encoded by the coding sequence ATGCATATAGAGGGATTCGGCGGACGGGGCGGCTTTGGCCGCCGCCCCGCGCTTGTAGTAGTGGACATGACACTTGGCTTTACCGCACAGGACTCACCCTTGGCCTGTGACCTGGAAGGGCAGGTAGCCAACATCCAGCGCCTCTTGCGGAGTGCTAGGGAGGTTGGGATACCCGTCGTTTTCACGACGGTTGCCTACAAAGAGAGCGACAAACTCACGGCTGCGGCTTTTATCGACAAGGTGCCGGCGCTTCTTACGCTGGAGGCTGGCAGCCGCTGGGCGGATGTCGACCCTCGTATATCTCCTCTCGCTTCAGAGCCGGTGCTCAACAAGCTTTTTGCCTCTGCTTTCTTCGGCACCCCTCTAAGCTCGTTGCTTACCGCTGCCGGTGTTGATACGCTCATCGTTTGCGGTGCCTCGACCAGCGGTTGTGTGCGGGCTACGGTGGTGGATGCCCTTCAGCACGGATTTCGCCCCATCGTGCCGCATGATGCCGTGGGCGACCGCAATCAGCGCGCTCATGAGGCTAACCTCTACGATATCGACGCAAAGTACGGGGATGTAGTTCCGACGAAAGACGTGCTGAAATACCTGGAGGAGGTCGGTGCCGCACACGCTCGCTGA
- a CDS encoding PP2C family protein-serine/threonine phosphatase: protein MAGGRAADPALAARVLEHISDVFLILDERGRVAYLNPAGEEALGVSREAVGRRLEEILPEAASGRVAEALERAARERGSVSFELNSRTLGGWFAGRVYPFPGGLALLLWDISERKEEQERYQRLYREKHRIARVLQEALLPPRLPEVPGIEVGGRYLAAAEGMEVGGDFYDVFAVENDGWALAIGDVTGKGPEAASLTSLARYTIRTAAMRVKRPRGVLSFLNREILRQTEGDRFFTVVYCELEPYRAGEGAVEIRVGCAGHPPPMVLRRGGEVETLPSTGMILGAVEEPEVATWSGRLSEGEAMVLYTDGVTEARGPGGELFGEERLRELVGGCAGAAAEEVARRIEQAVLDFQRGEVRDDVAVLVARVQDASGEV from the coding sequence GTGGCCGGCGGGCGCGCCGCGGATCCCGCGCTGGCCGCGCGGGTTCTGGAGCACATCTCGGACGTCTTCCTGATCCTGGACGAGCGGGGCAGGGTCGCTTACCTGAACCCGGCGGGGGAGGAGGCCCTCGGGGTCTCGCGCGAGGCGGTGGGGAGAAGGCTCGAGGAGATCCTGCCGGAGGCGGCCTCCGGCAGGGTCGCCGAGGCCCTGGAGCGTGCGGCACGGGAGCGGGGCTCGGTCTCCTTCGAGCTGAACTCCAGGACCCTCGGCGGCTGGTTCGCCGGGCGGGTCTACCCCTTTCCGGGCGGCCTCGCCCTGCTGCTGTGGGACATCTCGGAGCGCAAGGAGGAGCAGGAGCGCTACCAGCGCCTCTACCGGGAGAAGCACCGGATAGCGCGGGTTCTGCAGGAGGCGCTGCTCCCGCCCCGGCTGCCGGAGGTGCCGGGGATAGAGGTGGGGGGGCGTTATCTGGCCGCGGCGGAGGGGATGGAGGTCGGGGGGGACTTCTACGACGTGTTCGCCGTAGAGAACGACGGCTGGGCGCTCGCGATAGGGGACGTCACGGGCAAGGGGCCGGAGGCGGCCTCGCTGACCTCCCTCGCCCGCTACACCATCCGGACGGCGGCGATGCGCGTGAAGCGGCCGCGGGGCGTGCTCTCCTTTCTGAACCGCGAGATCCTGCGCCAGACCGAGGGCGACCGCTTTTTCACCGTGGTCTACTGCGAGCTGGAGCCCTACCGGGCGGGCGAGGGGGCGGTCGAGATCCGGGTGGGCTGTGCGGGGCACCCCCCTCCGATGGTGTTGCGCAGGGGCGGCGAGGTGGAGACGCTCCCCTCGACCGGGATGATCCTCGGCGCCGTGGAGGAGCCGGAGGTGGCGACCTGGTCCGGGCGCCTCTCGGAGGGAGAGGCGATGGTCCTGTACACCGACGGGGTGACGGAGGCGCGCGGCCCGGGGGGCGAGCTCTTCGGGGAGGAGCGGCTGAGGGAGCTGGTGGGCGGGTGCGCCGGGGCGGCCGCCGAGGAGGTCGCCCGCCGGATAGAGCAAGCGGTGCTGGACTTCCAGCGGGGAGAGGTGCGCGACGACGTGGCCGTCCTCGTGGCCCGCGTCCAGGACGCGAGCGGGGAGGTGTAA
- a CDS encoding STAS domain-containing protein, translating to MDAEAPSFSVLLHTVSEIPVVKVSGELELLTAHRFREALEEATASAGDSRPRTVVVDMSNLEFMDSSGVSALLAGTRGFTGGGGRVRLVVRDSPVRRTLRVTGLDRIFPIYPDVRSATNGDKGAA from the coding sequence GTGGATGCAGAAGCGCCCTCCTTCTCGGTGCTTTTGCACACCGTTTCCGAGATCCCGGTGGTGAAGGTCTCGGGCGAGCTGGAGTTGCTGACGGCTCACAGGTTCCGGGAGGCGCTCGAGGAGGCGACGGCCTCGGCCGGAGACAGCCGGCCGAGGACGGTGGTGGTGGACATGAGCAACCTGGAGTTCATGGACTCCTCCGGCGTGAGCGCGCTGCTCGCCGGGACGCGGGGGTTTACGGGCGGGGGCGGCCGCGTGCGGCTGGTGGTGCGCGACTCCCCGGTGCGCAGGACGCTGCGGGTGACGGGGCTGGACAGGATCTTCCCGATCTACCCCGACGTCCGCTCGGCGACGAACGGCGACAAGGGGGCCGCGTAG
- a CDS encoding hydantoinase/oxoprolinase family protein: MAYNVAVDVGGTFTDVLVFNEESGELIEDKVLSTPDDPSRGVVEGITAACQKAGISFSDLHLLFHGTTVVTNMILTNTGSRVGLLTTRGHEQILHLARAWTPGPLYGWMALVKPDSPADPSDTVGISERIGATGEVIQELDEEEVRKAVRLLVDRGVESLAIGFLNSYVNPAHEMRAREIAREMFPDLSVSISSDAGQEYGEYERTLTTVVNTAVQPRTVLYMKNFESSIRDRKFGGSLSIVRSDGGAMSTEAVAERPIQISLSGPSGGVTGSAYLARTIGIPDVLTFDMGGTSTDVSLVLGGETPLRREIQLGYFQFKVPAVDVHSVGAGGGSIAFVSTSGALQVGPASAGADPGPACYGRGGEDPTVTDANVVLHRIPPGVALGGTLEMDEGAARRAVGKIADQMSMGVEEAAEAILEIVNENMHAALRVVSVERGHDPRNFGLVAFGGAGPMHANALGRLIGARPVVVPPTPGVMSAFGFLSSDIQNEFPETYLRIAEETPASELRRTVEDLVSQANAWLESEGVEEEQKRFDLFADCRYYLQNIQIPCRFELDELEGEDCAFLRQRFEEAHRQRYNFDLPDSPLEIATVRVIGRGRIRGVSLVESENGAGRDASGAVLRTERVYFSGSWVDTPIYQRSRLRPGNVVAGPSIVVQDDTTTVIEPGYEGSVDSYGNILIGEA, translated from the coding sequence TTGGCATATAACGTAGCTGTAGACGTGGGAGGTACCTTTACCGACGTCCTCGTATTCAACGAGGAGAGCGGAGAGCTGATCGAAGATAAGGTTCTCTCCACCCCCGACGACCCATCCCGGGGCGTTGTCGAGGGAATCACGGCTGCCTGCCAGAAAGCAGGCATCTCTTTCTCTGACCTGCACCTCCTCTTCCACGGCACCACGGTCGTAACAAACATGATACTTACAAACACGGGGTCGCGGGTTGGTCTGTTGACGACCCGTGGGCATGAGCAGATCCTCCATCTTGCCCGCGCCTGGACCCCGGGGCCCCTGTACGGTTGGATGGCACTCGTCAAGCCTGATTCGCCCGCAGATCCATCAGACACCGTGGGAATCTCCGAGCGCATAGGCGCCACTGGAGAGGTTATCCAGGAGCTCGATGAGGAAGAGGTTCGCAAAGCCGTAAGGCTTCTGGTCGACAGGGGAGTGGAGTCGCTCGCAATAGGTTTCCTCAACTCCTACGTCAATCCCGCGCACGAGATGAGGGCCCGCGAGATAGCCCGGGAGATGTTCCCAGACCTCTCGGTTTCCATATCCTCTGATGCAGGCCAGGAATACGGTGAGTACGAGCGTACGCTGACCACCGTTGTGAACACCGCCGTCCAGCCTCGGACCGTGCTTTACATGAAGAACTTCGAGTCTTCGATAAGAGATCGAAAGTTCGGAGGCTCTCTGAGCATAGTACGTTCTGACGGAGGGGCGATGAGCACGGAGGCGGTCGCGGAGCGGCCGATACAGATCTCGCTCTCCGGACCGTCGGGCGGCGTGACGGGGTCCGCTTATCTCGCCAGGACCATAGGCATACCAGATGTTCTGACCTTTGATATGGGGGGCACGTCTACGGATGTCTCGCTGGTGCTCGGGGGAGAGACCCCGCTGCGGCGCGAGATCCAGCTCGGATACTTCCAGTTCAAGGTTCCCGCCGTGGACGTGCACAGCGTGGGTGCGGGCGGTGGATCTATAGCCTTCGTGTCTACCAGCGGCGCTTTGCAGGTGGGCCCGGCCAGCGCAGGCGCCGATCCCGGTCCCGCCTGTTATGGGCGTGGCGGAGAGGATCCAACCGTCACCGACGCTAATGTGGTGCTGCACCGTATACCTCCCGGCGTGGCCCTTGGCGGGACACTCGAGATGGACGAAGGAGCGGCCCGCAGAGCGGTCGGCAAGATCGCCGACCAGATGAGCATGGGTGTCGAGGAGGCCGCAGAAGCCATACTCGAGATCGTCAACGAGAACATGCACGCCGCGCTTCGGGTGGTGAGCGTGGAGCGCGGCCACGACCCGCGCAATTTCGGCCTGGTAGCGTTCGGCGGGGCGGGACCGATGCATGCAAACGCCCTGGGAAGGCTCATTGGGGCGCGGCCGGTGGTCGTTCCTCCTACCCCGGGCGTGATGAGCGCTTTCGGCTTTCTCTCCTCGGACATACAGAACGAGTTCCCCGAGACTTACCTGCGCATCGCCGAGGAAACGCCGGCCTCTGAGCTCAGGAGAACGGTTGAGGATCTCGTCTCGCAGGCCAACGCCTGGCTGGAGAGCGAGGGCGTAGAGGAGGAGCAGAAGCGCTTCGATCTTTTTGCCGACTGCAGATACTACCTGCAGAACATACAGATCCCCTGCCGCTTCGAGCTGGACGAGCTTGAAGGCGAGGACTGCGCTTTCCTGCGCCAGCGCTTCGAGGAGGCGCATCGCCAGCGCTATAACTTTGACCTTCCGGACTCTCCCCTGGAGATAGCCACCGTTCGGGTCATAGGACGCGGTCGGATAAGGGGCGTGAGCCTCGTGGAGAGCGAGAACGGCGCTGGACGGGACGCTTCGGGTGCGGTTCTCAGGACCGAGAGAGTATATTTCAGCGGGTCCTGGGTCGACACTCCCATCTACCAGCGCTCGCGCCTGCGCCCTGGAAACGTTGTTGCAGGGCCTTCAATCGTCGTCCAGGACGACACCACGACCGTCATAGAACCGGGGTACGAGGGGTCGGTGGATAGCTACGGAAACATACTTATAGGGGAGGCCTAG
- the leuD gene encoding 3-isopropylmalate dehydratase small subunit (catalyzes the isomerization between 2-isopropylmalate and 3-isopropylmalate in leucine biosynthesis) — translation MIIEGRAVLVQQDNVDTDMLYPGAYLNIDDPEGMKPYLFEGLDPGLREELDGDVILVVGENFGAGSSREHVVQAMKAWNIRCVLGKSFVRIFYRNCINLGLLAIVQPQAAEEIKANDIVRIDTKAGELSAAGRRYSIPQIPDFVLDMVSSGGLVSWASRRMEENTGP, via the coding sequence ATGATCATAGAAGGTAGAGCGGTATTGGTGCAGCAGGATAACGTAGACACCGATATGCTCTATCCTGGCGCCTACCTGAACATAGATGACCCGGAAGGGATGAAGCCTTACCTTTTCGAGGGACTCGACCCTGGCCTGAGAGAGGAGCTCGATGGTGATGTGATTCTGGTCGTCGGCGAGAATTTTGGAGCCGGTTCTTCCCGGGAGCATGTAGTGCAGGCAATGAAGGCCTGGAACATACGCTGTGTCTTGGGTAAGAGCTTCGTTCGAATCTTTTACCGCAATTGCATCAATCTCGGCCTGCTCGCTATCGTGCAGCCACAAGCCGCCGAAGAGATCAAAGCAAACGATATCGTGCGCATAGACACAAAGGCCGGGGAGTTGTCGGCAGCGGGAAGGAGGTATTCGATCCCTCAGATTCCCGACTTCGTACTTGACATGGTTTCTTCGGGGGGTCTCGTTTCTTGGGCCTCCAGGAGGATGGAGGAAAATACCGGCCCTTAA
- a CDS encoding CaiB/BaiF CoA transferase family protein: protein MNGGGNGTRPLEGVRVVEMGSLLAGPFCGQLLGDFGAEVIKVEPPGKGDPMREWGRHRKKGRTLWWPIIARNKKSVTLNLREAEGQELARKLVSKADVLVENFRPGTMERWGLGYDKLRQLNPGLVMVRVSGFGQTGPYKDQAGFGAIGEAMGGIRHITGFPDRPPPRVGISLGDSLAATFGTLGALAALYHREANGGKGQVVDVGIYEAVFALMESTIPEYVLTGHVRGRTGTVLPFVAPSNIYPTRDGDYVLIAGNADTVFRRLAKALGHPEWADDPRYATHHARGENMEELDEMISAWTRERTGQEILETMREAGVPAGKVYTAKDMVEDPHYAARENIVTVEDQHLGPFPMQNVIPRLTETPGEIRWTGPDLGQHNTEIYCGLLDLREDDLRELKGRGII, encoded by the coding sequence ATGAATGGGGGTGGAAACGGCACGCGCCCTCTGGAGGGGGTGCGGGTTGTGGAGATGGGCAGCCTGCTTGCCGGGCCGTTCTGCGGCCAGCTACTGGGAGACTTCGGGGCAGAGGTCATAAAGGTCGAGCCGCCGGGAAAGGGCGACCCCATGCGCGAATGGGGTAGGCACCGCAAGAAAGGCCGCACGCTCTGGTGGCCGATCATCGCTCGCAACAAGAAGTCGGTGACCCTGAACTTGAGAGAGGCTGAGGGGCAAGAGCTTGCCAGGAAGCTTGTCTCCAAGGCCGATGTCCTGGTCGAGAACTTCAGGCCGGGCACCATGGAGAGGTGGGGGCTCGGTTATGACAAGCTGAGGCAGCTGAATCCAGGTCTCGTAATGGTTCGTGTCTCGGGCTTTGGTCAGACGGGACCCTACAAGGATCAGGCCGGCTTCGGCGCCATCGGTGAGGCGATGGGGGGAATCCGCCACATTACCGGCTTTCCCGACAGGCCGCCGCCGCGGGTCGGCATCAGCCTCGGGGATTCCTTGGCCGCCACGTTCGGTACTCTGGGGGCCCTGGCGGCGCTCTATCATCGTGAGGCAAACGGCGGCAAGGGACAGGTGGTCGACGTCGGGATCTACGAGGCCGTGTTTGCCCTTATGGAGAGCACGATCCCCGAATACGTGCTGACCGGCCATGTTCGAGGGCGTACGGGCACGGTTCTGCCCTTCGTGGCCCCCTCCAACATCTACCCCACCCGAGATGGGGACTACGTTCTTATAGCAGGGAACGCCGACACGGTGTTCAGGAGGCTGGCCAAGGCGCTCGGGCATCCGGAATGGGCTGACGACCCCCGGTACGCCACGCACCACGCCAGAGGGGAGAACATGGAGGAGCTGGACGAGATGATCTCTGCGTGGACCAGGGAGCGCACCGGCCAGGAAATTCTGGAGACGATGAGGGAGGCAGGGGTTCCCGCCGGAAAGGTGTACACCGCCAAGGACATGGTAGAAGATCCGCACTATGCGGCGCGCGAAAACATAGTTACCGTCGAAGACCAGCACTTAGGGCCTTTCCCGATGCAGAACGTGATACCGCGCCTTACCGAGACTCCGGGGGAGATCAGGTGGACCGGTCCTGATCTTGGGCAGCACAACACCGAGATTTATTGTGGGCTCCTCGATCTTAGAGAAGATGATCTCCGGGAGTTGAAGGGTCGAGGGATTATCTAA
- a CDS encoding hydroxymethylglutaryl-CoA lyase → MRVEVVDVGPRDGLQNEEKILSPEVRAELCDRLAGAGLRRMEAASFVNPRLVPQMAGAEEVMAALNRRPEVSYAGLVLNERGYERAVAAGVDEVRYAFPVTDSFARRNQNTTAGEAAGLAARLVERARLDGVRISVTLSVAFGCPFEGRVEPERVLGFARRVAEAPPDELILADTIGVGVPSQVEELVGGVGELGVTVGCHFHDTRNTGLANAVAAIGAGAAVLDASVGGTGGCPFAPRATGNIATEDLVYLLHGMGHETGIDLGSLIGVAEWLSGQLGKELPGRVYKAGVFEPVAK, encoded by the coding sequence ATGCGTGTCGAAGTAGTCGATGTCGGTCCTCGGGACGGTCTGCAGAACGAAGAAAAGATCCTCTCCCCCGAGGTGCGGGCCGAGCTCTGCGACCGGCTCGCCGGGGCGGGGCTGCGCAGGATGGAGGCCGCGAGCTTCGTCAACCCAAGGCTCGTGCCCCAGATGGCCGGTGCCGAGGAGGTCATGGCCGCGCTGAACCGGAGACCGGAGGTGTCCTACGCGGGGCTGGTCCTGAACGAGAGGGGCTACGAGCGCGCGGTTGCCGCGGGGGTTGACGAGGTGCGCTACGCCTTCCCGGTGACCGACTCCTTCGCCCGGCGCAACCAGAACACCACCGCCGGGGAGGCGGCAGGGCTCGCGGCCCGGCTCGTGGAGCGGGCGCGGCTCGACGGGGTGCGGATCTCGGTCACCCTCAGCGTGGCCTTCGGCTGCCCCTTCGAGGGGCGGGTAGAGCCGGAGAGGGTGCTTGGCTTCGCCCGGCGGGTGGCCGAGGCCCCTCCGGACGAACTCATCCTGGCGGACACCATCGGCGTTGGGGTACCGAGCCAGGTGGAGGAGCTGGTCGGTGGGGTGGGGGAGCTCGGCGTCACCGTGGGGTGCCACTTCCACGACACCCGCAACACCGGGCTCGCCAACGCCGTTGCGGCCATAGGGGCTGGTGCCGCCGTGCTCGACGCTTCGGTGGGGGGCACGGGCGGCTGCCCGTTCGCGCCGCGTGCGACGGGCAACATCGCCACCGAAGACCTCGTCTACCTGCTGCACGGGATGGGGCACGAGACCGGCATAGACCTCGGCTCGCTCATCGGCGTCGCCGAGTGGCTCTCCGGGCAGCTCGGGAAGGAGCTTCCGGGAAGGGTCTACAAGGCTGGAGTGTTCGAGCCCGTGGCCAAATGA
- a CDS encoding 3-isopropylmalate dehydratase large subunit, with amino-acid sequence MPHTLAEKLLISHSEVDDASPGDIIMVRCDLVMANDVSGPVAFRQMERMGVQRVFDPSKVVMVSDHFMPAKDARSAALQKRLKSWSDLQGVYYYGQGRGGIEHTVLVEDGWIVPGMVIAGGDSHTCTYGALGAFGTGLGSTDIAACLAFGEFWQQVPGTIQVEFTGHKGSFVAGKDLILAVIADIGVGGGANAVLEFVGEGAASLSLDDRLAVANMAVEAGAETGIFPADEVTARYLDRRADREWHPERSDPDASYVRKVKIDLNSLEPLVALPHSPGNVVAVSEARGTKIDQVYIGNCSNGTITDLRQTAEILRGNRVHPDVRAIIVPASQKVYRQAISEGLIDVFVEAGAVVSTPTCGACFGGHMGVLAEGERAITTTNRNFKGRMGSPLAEVCLANAYVAAAAAVAGEIVEPASICSEPVR; translated from the coding sequence GTGCCGCACACGCTCGCTGAGAAGCTGCTGATCTCGCATTCCGAGGTTGATGACGCCTCTCCCGGCGACATCATTATGGTTCGCTGCGACTTGGTCATGGCGAACGATGTATCTGGACCAGTTGCCTTTCGCCAGATGGAGAGGATGGGTGTCCAGAGGGTTTTCGACCCCAGTAAGGTGGTAATGGTCTCGGATCACTTTATGCCGGCCAAGGACGCCAGAAGCGCCGCGCTGCAGAAGCGCCTCAAGAGCTGGTCTGACTTACAGGGCGTCTACTACTATGGCCAGGGAAGAGGCGGGATCGAGCATACCGTGCTCGTAGAGGACGGATGGATCGTTCCCGGGATGGTGATCGCCGGCGGAGACTCCCACACATGTACGTATGGAGCTCTAGGGGCGTTTGGAACGGGGCTCGGTTCTACAGACATTGCCGCATGCCTCGCATTCGGGGAGTTCTGGCAACAGGTCCCGGGAACCATCCAGGTCGAGTTCACGGGCCATAAAGGCTCTTTTGTCGCGGGCAAGGATTTGATCTTGGCCGTGATCGCGGATATCGGTGTCGGCGGAGGCGCCAATGCTGTTCTAGAGTTTGTCGGCGAGGGTGCAGCCTCTCTCTCTTTGGACGACAGGCTTGCCGTTGCTAATATGGCCGTCGAGGCAGGGGCGGAGACCGGGATCTTCCCGGCCGACGAGGTGACTGCCAGGTACCTCGACCGGCGGGCGGATAGGGAGTGGCATCCTGAAAGGTCCGATCCCGACGCCAGTTACGTACGCAAGGTCAAGATCGACCTAAACTCCCTGGAGCCCCTCGTTGCTCTGCCGCATTCACCGGGTAACGTGGTCGCTGTGTCCGAGGCCAGGGGAACCAAGATCGACCAGGTCTATATTGGCAACTGCTCTAACGGTACTATAACCGACCTTCGGCAGACCGCCGAGATCCTGAGAGGCAACAGGGTTCACCCCGACGTACGGGCGATCATCGTGCCAGCCAGCCAGAAGGTTTACCGGCAGGCTATATCCGAGGGGTTGATCGATGTCTTTGTAGAAGCTGGCGCCGTAGTTTCGACCCCGACGTGCGGCGCGTGTTTCGGCGGGCATATGGGCGTCTTGGCCGAAGGCGAGCGTGCTATCACGACCACGAATCGCAATTTCAAGGGCCGTATGGGATCACCTCTGGCCGAGGTTTGTTTGGCGAACGCTTATGTTGCTGCGGCCGCTGCGGTCGCCGGGGAGATAGTAGAGCCCGCCAGTATCTGTTCGGAGCCGGTGAGATGA
- a CDS encoding GntR family transcriptional regulator — translation MAALPKDNRPGNSVLDQLRALIVEGEYGPGERLIEEQLAERLKVSRTPIRQALTRLEAEGLVEIIPNKGAMVCSFSIDDVWDIYDLRAVLEGYAARRAASKISSNELQYLEKLAGEMERIIGVFSDHEEETRKLVSLNNEFHGTIVVASRNRRLERLVQSTVQLPLVFKAFFWYGPHERMISNHYHRQILKALRSGEAERAEILMREHVYEGRDFVIQALREEAR, via the coding sequence ATCGCTGCACTGCCGAAGGACAACAGGCCGGGTAACTCTGTTCTTGATCAGCTGCGCGCTCTGATCGTTGAGGGTGAATACGGTCCTGGAGAGAGGCTCATCGAGGAGCAGCTTGCCGAGAGGCTCAAGGTAAGCAGGACCCCCATACGACAGGCGCTCACGAGGCTTGAGGCCGAAGGGCTCGTGGAGATCATCCCCAACAAAGGCGCCATGGTCTGCTCTTTCAGCATCGATGATGTCTGGGATATCTACGATCTTCGGGCCGTCCTGGAGGGCTACGCAGCCCGGCGCGCCGCCAGCAAGATAAGCTCAAACGAGCTTCAGTACTTGGAAAAGCTTGCCGGCGAGATGGAGAGAATCATCGGTGTCTTCTCGGACCACGAGGAAGAAACACGCAAGCTCGTGTCGCTAAACAACGAATTTCACGGCACCATAGTCGTTGCCAGCCGCAATAGAAGGCTTGAACGCCTCGTTCAGAGTACTGTCCAGTTACCCCTCGTTTTCAAAGCTTTCTTCTGGTACGGACCACACGAACGGATGATCTCCAACCACTACCATCGACAGATCCTGAAGGCCCTTAGATCCGGCGAAGCCGAAAGAGCAGAGATCCTCATGCGCGAGCACGTCTACGAGGGCCGGGATTTCGTGATCCAGGCCCTCAGAGAAGAAGCACGGTAG